A genomic region of Deinococcus ruber contains the following coding sequences:
- a CDS encoding ABC transporter substrate-binding protein, producing the protein MTHRPLTRLALICALSLLLSTTHALPLAQIRQAGVLRLATSADFAPFNSQDGTTLSGFEVDLGALVAQTLGLKVQWTVAPFDSIFDGLNTEQYDAVIASHAIISTRLNVVDFARPHYCTGGVVLFRSGGPATHQALAHQKVGAESGSTYFAYLKKLPFPKAIQLYPSSDDAIQALAFGKVSAVVTDRFAALAAVQTYPRAKLALGEQLWKEEIAMAVRKGNPTLRAALDSALNTLLQNGKYRALSLKYFQQDIRC; encoded by the coding sequence ATGACACACCGTCCCCTGACTCGTCTGGCCCTGATCTGCGCGCTCAGCCTGCTCCTCAGCACTACCCACGCCCTTCCCCTCGCCCAGATTCGGCAGGCCGGCGTGCTGCGCCTCGCCACCAGCGCTGACTTTGCGCCGTTCAATAGTCAAGATGGCACCACCCTCAGCGGCTTCGAGGTGGACCTCGGTGCCCTGGTCGCTCAGACCCTTGGGCTGAAGGTTCAGTGGACTGTCGCGCCGTTCGACAGCATCTTTGATGGTCTGAACACCGAACAGTACGACGCCGTGATCGCATCGCACGCTATTATCAGCACTCGCCTGAACGTCGTTGATTTCGCCCGACCTCACTACTGCACCGGTGGGGTGGTGCTGTTCCGCAGCGGTGGGCCTGCCACGCATCAGGCCCTCGCACACCAGAAGGTCGGCGCGGAGTCCGGCAGTACCTACTTCGCCTACTTGAAGAAGCTTCCCTTCCCGAAGGCCATTCAGCTGTACCCCAGCTCTGACGACGCCATTCAGGCCCTCGCGTTCGGGAAGGTCAGCGCCGTGGTCACTGATCGGTTTGCTGCATTGGCAGCTGTCCAGACGTACCCACGCGCAAAGCTGGCCCTAGGTGAGCAGCTGTGGAAAGAGGAGATCGCAATGGCCGTGCGAAAAGGCAACCCTACCTTGAGAGCTGCGTTGGACAGTGCGCTGAATACCCTGCTCCAGAACGGCAAGTACCGGGCACTGTCGCTGAAGTATTTTCAGCAGGATATCCGCTGCTGA